In one window of Caenimonas aquaedulcis DNA:
- a CDS encoding LPS-assembly protein LptD: MHSRHDLKPRASRPRFALTPVAWVAFAVLQGAASRAVAQDEPPLVLKPSPMLAETLPPAARDQQPTYVSGDKASGRTDLETVIEGNAQLRRGDTVIRADRLEYYQPEDLAKARGNVHINRAGNTFEGPLLELKVDAYEGFFLQPSYRFLRNNAYGEAERVDFIDDKRAIIRKATYTTCQRRPGPAWMPDWILRAASIRIDNEEEIGQASGAVLSFMGLPILPVPELSFPLSDKRKSGLLPPTIGLDSLNGAELTLPYYWNIAPNRDATFYPALMTKRGIDFGGEFRYLERDYAGELRANFMPNDKLRDRDRWGYAVKHDGLLGAGLPFGPVTLNLNLNRVSDDDYWRDFSRSTSSLTQRLLANDGSLTWSRGDFTLNARALKWQTLQDVTAPIVPPYDRLPQVVGRYTSSNLPAGLDAYLEADYTRFESNPVLTGQPNGHRAFTVARISRPWQAPGWFVIPKLQLHSTQYGFDAPLANGATTASRTVPTFSVDSGMVFERDATYFGRNFRQTLEPRAFYVYTPFRDQSLLPNYDSAANDFNFATIYTENAFGGNDRISDNNLLTLGATTRLLDPDTGAEAARFGVAQRVRFKDQRVTLPGEAPVSERLSDILFGATINWTPKWSLDATVQYNPKTGRSIRETIGGRYSPGNYHVISAAYRLQRGQSEQIDVGWQWPLNDLWGDRGQDLGAGNGGGEGRWYSVGRLNYSLQDRKLVDAVVGLEYDAGCWLGRIVVERLQSSTTSANKRILFQLEFVGFTRLGSNALQTLKENIPRYQYLREQVTAPSRFTNYD; the protein is encoded by the coding sequence ATGCATTCGAGACACGACTTGAAACCCAGGGCGTCGCGCCCCCGCTTTGCCCTGACGCCCGTCGCCTGGGTCGCGTTCGCCGTGCTGCAAGGCGCCGCGTCGCGCGCGGTGGCGCAGGACGAGCCGCCCCTCGTGCTCAAGCCCAGCCCGATGCTTGCCGAGACATTGCCCCCCGCGGCGCGCGACCAGCAGCCGACCTACGTGTCCGGGGACAAGGCCTCGGGCCGCACCGACCTCGAGACCGTGATCGAGGGCAATGCCCAACTGCGTCGTGGCGATACCGTGATCCGCGCGGACCGCCTCGAGTACTACCAGCCCGAGGACCTCGCGAAGGCGCGGGGCAATGTGCACATCAACCGTGCCGGCAATACCTTCGAAGGGCCGCTGCTCGAGCTGAAGGTGGATGCCTACGAAGGCTTTTTCCTCCAGCCGAGCTACCGGTTCCTGCGCAACAACGCCTATGGCGAAGCCGAGCGTGTCGACTTCATCGACGACAAGCGCGCGATCATCCGCAAGGCGACCTACACGACCTGCCAGCGCCGGCCGGGCCCGGCCTGGATGCCCGACTGGATCCTGCGCGCCGCGAGCATCCGCATCGACAACGAGGAAGAAATCGGCCAGGCGAGCGGCGCGGTGCTGAGCTTCATGGGACTGCCGATCCTGCCGGTGCCCGAACTCAGTTTTCCGCTCTCGGACAAGCGCAAGTCGGGCCTGCTGCCCCCCACCATCGGGCTGGACAGCCTGAACGGCGCGGAACTCACGCTGCCGTACTACTGGAACATCGCACCCAACCGCGACGCCACCTTCTATCCCGCGCTCATGACCAAGCGCGGCATCGACTTCGGCGGCGAATTCCGCTATCTCGAGCGCGACTACGCCGGCGAGCTGCGCGCGAACTTCATGCCGAACGACAAGCTGCGCGACCGCGACCGCTGGGGCTATGCGGTCAAGCACGACGGCCTGCTGGGCGCCGGCCTGCCGTTCGGCCCGGTCACGCTGAACCTGAACCTCAACCGCGTGAGCGACGATGATTACTGGCGCGATTTCTCGCGCTCGACCTCCTCGCTGACGCAGCGCCTGCTCGCCAACGACGGTTCGCTCACCTGGTCGCGCGGCGACTTCACGCTGAATGCCCGCGCCTTGAAGTGGCAGACACTGCAGGACGTCACGGCGCCCATCGTGCCGCCGTACGACCGGCTGCCGCAGGTGGTCGGGCGTTACACCAGCAGCAACCTGCCGGCCGGCCTCGATGCCTACCTGGAAGCCGACTACACCCGCTTCGAATCCAACCCGGTCCTCACGGGGCAGCCCAACGGGCATCGGGCGTTCACGGTCGCGCGCATCAGCCGGCCGTGGCAGGCGCCGGGCTGGTTCGTGATCCCGAAGCTGCAGCTGCACTCGACGCAATACGGCTTCGACGCGCCGCTCGCCAACGGCGCCACGACCGCCAGCCGCACGGTGCCGACCTTCAGCGTGGACAGCGGCATGGTGTTCGAGCGCGATGCCACCTACTTCGGGCGCAACTTCCGACAGACGCTGGAGCCGCGGGCGTTCTACGTGTACACGCCGTTTCGCGACCAGAGCCTGCTGCCCAACTACGACTCCGCCGCCAACGACTTCAACTTCGCGACGATCTACACGGAAAACGCCTTCGGCGGCAACGACCGGATCTCCGACAACAACCTGCTCACGCTCGGCGCGACGACACGCCTGCTGGACCCGGACACGGGCGCGGAAGCGGCGCGCTTCGGCGTCGCGCAGCGCGTGCGCTTCAAGGACCAGCGCGTGACGCTGCCCGGCGAGGCGCCGGTGAGCGAGCGCCTGTCCGACATCCTCTTCGGCGCGACCATCAACTGGACGCCCAAGTGGAGCCTCGACGCCACCGTGCAGTACAACCCGAAGACCGGCCGCTCGATACGCGAGACGATCGGCGGGCGCTACAGCCCCGGCAACTACCACGTGATCAGCGCGGCCTACCGCCTCCAGCGCGGCCAGAGCGAGCAGATCGACGTGGGCTGGCAGTGGCCGCTCAACGACCTGTGGGGCGACAGGGGCCAGGACCTCGGGGCGGGCAACGGGGGAGGCGAGGGCCGCTGGTACAGCGTGGGACGCCTGAACTATTCGCTGCAGGACCGCAAGCTCGTGGACGCGGTCGTCGGGCTCGAATACGACGCCGGCTGCTGGCTCGGCCGCATCGTGGTGGAACGCCTGCAGAGCAGCACGACGTCCGCCAACAAGCGCATCCTCTTCCAGCTGGAGTTCGTGGGCTTTACGCGACTGGGCTCCAATGCGCTGCAGACGCTGAAGGAAAATATCCCCCGCTACCAGTACCTGCGCGAGCAGGTCACGGCGCCCAGCCGTTTCACCAATTACGACTAG
- a CDS encoding aminoglycoside phosphotransferase family protein translates to MSEPLDTPPAAPAAALWADPAREAAFRAWLESITAEHGLLPGTLRIASADASFRRYLRIDTSEGDSRIVMDAPPSHEDCRPFVHVARLMEEAGLNVPAVFAWNEEEGFMLLGDLGDTTMISQVAGGGEAPAQALYLRAVDALVAWQSASRPQVLPPYDRALLARELALFPDWYLEKHRGLKVEGKMRDTLDSTFALIIERNLAAPSVFVHRDFMARNLMVPPDPQEPRLGVLDFQDAVYGPITYDIASLMRDAFISWDEEFVLDITVRYWQKAQKAGLPVDPDFGEFYRGVEWMGLQRHLKVAGIFARLTLRDGKPKYLSDTPRFIGYIRAAANRYRELGPLLRLIDEVEGTQAAAAYSFGRL, encoded by the coding sequence ATGAGCGAACCCCTTGACACGCCCCCTGCGGCGCCTGCCGCCGCCCTGTGGGCCGATCCCGCCCGCGAAGCGGCTTTCCGGGCCTGGCTTGAATCCATCACCGCAGAACACGGACTGCTGCCCGGGACGCTGCGCATCGCTTCGGCGGACGCGAGTTTCCGGCGCTACCTGCGCATCGACACGAGCGAAGGCGACAGCCGCATCGTCATGGACGCGCCGCCGTCGCACGAGGATTGCCGGCCCTTTGTCCACGTGGCGAGGCTGATGGAAGAAGCCGGCCTGAACGTGCCCGCCGTCTTCGCCTGGAACGAGGAAGAAGGTTTCATGCTGCTCGGGGATCTCGGCGACACGACCATGATTTCGCAAGTGGCCGGCGGCGGCGAGGCGCCAGCCCAGGCGCTCTACTTGCGCGCGGTCGATGCACTGGTCGCGTGGCAGTCCGCCTCGCGCCCGCAGGTGCTGCCGCCGTACGACCGCGCGCTGCTTGCGCGGGAGCTCGCCCTGTTTCCCGACTGGTACCTCGAGAAGCATCGCGGCCTGAAGGTCGAGGGCAAGATGCGCGACACGCTGGACAGCACCTTCGCGCTGATCATCGAGCGCAACCTGGCAGCGCCCAGCGTGTTCGTGCACCGCGACTTCATGGCGCGCAACCTGATGGTCCCGCCGGACCCGCAGGAACCGCGGCTGGGCGTGCTCGATTTCCAGGATGCGGTCTACGGACCGATCACCTACGACATCGCGAGCCTGATGCGCGATGCGTTCATCAGCTGGGACGAGGAGTTCGTGCTCGACATCACCGTGCGCTATTGGCAGAAGGCGCAAAAGGCGGGCCTGCCGGTCGATCCGGACTTCGGCGAGTTCTATCGCGGCGTGGAGTGGATGGGCCTGCAGCGCCACCTGAAAGTCGCGGGGATCTTCGCGCGACTGACGCTGCGCGACGGCAAACCCAAGTACCTGAGCGACACGCCGCGGTTCATCGGCTACATCCGCGCCGCCGCGAACCGCTATCGCGAGCTCGGGCCGCTCTTGCGTCTCATCGACGAGGTGGAAGGCACGCAGGCCGCGGCGGCCTATTCCTTCGGCCGCCTCTAG
- a CDS encoding 16S rRNA (uracil(1498)-N(3))-methyltransferase, translating into MPRFHCPLTLVAGSSVALPPGAARHVQVLRLQPGSPIVLFNGEGGEFDAVVERIGRSEVSAQLVSHRAVERETAREIHLAVGMPANERMDWLVEKATELGAASIQPLTTQRSVVRLDGERAQKKRGHWQAVAVAACEQCGRNRVPVVAPVAMLDAWLRERPAPQAGLLLSLDAHARHVRDAATGAGAVAFLSGPEGGLTTQEEDAARAAGFTPVSLGPRVLRAETAALAALAVLA; encoded by the coding sequence ATGCCGCGTTTCCATTGCCCTCTCACGCTGGTGGCCGGCAGCTCCGTGGCGCTGCCGCCGGGCGCGGCCCGCCATGTGCAGGTGCTGCGCCTGCAGCCGGGCTCGCCGATCGTCCTCTTCAACGGCGAGGGTGGGGAATTCGACGCCGTGGTGGAGCGCATCGGGCGCAGCGAAGTGAGCGCGCAGCTGGTCTCGCATCGCGCGGTCGAGCGCGAAACCGCGCGGGAGATCCATCTGGCGGTGGGCATGCCCGCCAACGAGCGCATGGACTGGCTGGTCGAAAAAGCCACCGAACTCGGCGCGGCGTCGATCCAGCCGCTCACCACGCAGCGCAGCGTGGTCCGCCTGGACGGCGAGCGCGCGCAAAAGAAGCGGGGCCACTGGCAAGCCGTTGCCGTGGCCGCGTGCGAGCAATGCGGCCGCAACCGCGTGCCCGTGGTCGCCCCGGTCGCCATGCTCGACGCGTGGCTTCGGGAGAGGCCCGCCCCCCAGGCAGGGCTGCTCCTGTCGCTCGATGCGCACGCCCGTCACGTGCGCGATGCGGCCACCGGTGCGGGCGCCGTCGCGTTCCTGAGCGGACCGGAAGGCGGGCTGACTACGCAGGAGGAAGACGCGGCGCGCGCCGCGGGCTTCACGCCAGTTTCGCTGGGGCCCCGCGTCCTGCGGGCGGAAACCGCGGCACTGGCGGCGCTCGCGGTCCTCGCCTGA
- a CDS encoding MFS transporter: MNRNLWLLAACQGLFLTNNVTFAAINGLVGLSLAPLGWMATLPLMGYVVGGAISTGVVAGTQQRLGRKLSFLTGLAVAAISALICAYAASTRNFWLLCFGTVVAGYYNANAGLYRFAAAELAQPAAREKAVSLVMAGGLLGAVVGPNLAAQTRDYFAAPFVGAYLALAVVAALSAALLSFVTFTTPPRKAQAGQGRPLSQIMRQPIFIVAAASGALGYGVMNLLMASTPIAMQQCALPFSDIAFVLQWHVIGMFAPGFFTGHLIKRFGALPVMGVGVLLNLGCVAVALSGLDVAQFTLALLLLGVGWNFLFTGSTTLSLSAYGPDEKDRAQGALNFFVFATLALSSFSSGVLVTTRGWTWLNYGSLLPLALAGGAIVWLQLRTARPATA; encoded by the coding sequence ATGAACCGCAATCTCTGGCTCCTCGCGGCCTGCCAGGGCCTGTTCCTCACCAACAACGTCACGTTCGCCGCCATCAACGGGCTGGTCGGGCTCTCGCTCGCGCCGCTCGGCTGGATGGCGACGCTGCCGCTCATGGGCTATGTGGTCGGCGGCGCGATATCCACGGGCGTGGTCGCCGGCACGCAGCAGCGCCTGGGGCGAAAGCTCTCCTTCCTCACCGGCCTCGCCGTCGCGGCGATCTCCGCGCTCATCTGCGCCTACGCCGCATCGACGCGAAATTTCTGGCTGCTGTGCTTCGGCACGGTCGTCGCGGGCTACTACAACGCCAACGCGGGCCTGTACCGCTTCGCCGCCGCCGAACTCGCGCAGCCGGCGGCGCGCGAGAAGGCCGTGTCCCTCGTCATGGCGGGCGGACTGCTCGGCGCCGTGGTCGGACCGAACCTGGCCGCGCAAACGCGCGACTACTTCGCGGCGCCGTTCGTGGGCGCCTATCTCGCACTTGCCGTCGTAGCGGCGCTGTCGGCAGCGCTCCTGTCCTTCGTGACGTTCACGACACCGCCGCGCAAGGCGCAGGCGGGCCAGGGGCGGCCCCTGTCGCAGATCATGCGGCAACCGATCTTCATCGTGGCGGCCGCCTCGGGCGCCCTGGGCTACGGGGTGATGAACCTGTTGATGGCCTCGACGCCCATCGCCATGCAGCAATGCGCACTGCCTTTTTCCGACATCGCCTTCGTCCTCCAATGGCACGTGATCGGGATGTTCGCACCGGGCTTTTTCACCGGCCACCTGATCAAGCGCTTCGGCGCGCTGCCCGTCATGGGCGTGGGCGTGCTGTTGAACCTGGGCTGCGTGGCCGTGGCCCTGTCAGGGCTGGACGTCGCGCAGTTCACGCTGGCGCTGCTCCTGCTCGGGGTCGGATGGAATTTCCTGTTCACGGGCAGCACCACGCTTTCCCTGTCGGCCTACGGCCCCGACGAGAAGGACCGCGCGCAAGGCGCCCTCAATTTCTTCGTCTTCGCGACGCTCGCGCTCAGTTCGTTCTCATCGGGCGTGCTGGTCACGACCCGCGGGTGGACCTGGCTGAATTACGGTTCGCTGCTGCCGCTGGCGCTGGCGGGCGGTGCGATCGTGTGGCTGCAACTCAGAACCGCTCGTCCAGCCACTGCTTGA
- a CDS encoding alpha/beta hydrolase, with the protein MSHAASDTTLSTFTASDGDNLALQDWPLPEGLRLRGVVLLVHGLGEHAGRYDQLARRLNGWGFAVRGYDQYGHGESDGVRGALPVPTRFTDDLADVMQSTRKRMEPGVPLILFGHSMGGLVTALLVAMQQEAVDGLVLSSPALDPGLNSFQKLLLATLPRVAPNFTVGNGLDPDFISHDPDVVAAYRRDPRVHDRISGRLARFIADGGPRVIERAPQWTVPTLLMYAGQDKLVNSEGSRAFAAAAPDSVVRSHCFTALFHEIFHELDAEPVYEMLKQWLDERF; encoded by the coding sequence ATGAGCCACGCGGCCAGCGACACCACACTTTCCACGTTCACCGCGAGCGACGGCGACAACCTCGCCTTGCAGGACTGGCCGCTGCCGGAAGGCCTCCGGCTGCGCGGCGTCGTGCTGCTGGTGCACGGGTTGGGGGAACACGCCGGCCGTTACGACCAGCTCGCGAGGCGGCTCAACGGCTGGGGGTTCGCGGTGCGCGGGTACGACCAATACGGCCATGGCGAATCCGATGGCGTGCGCGGCGCGCTGCCGGTGCCGACGCGCTTCACGGACGATCTCGCCGACGTCATGCAAAGCACGCGCAAGCGCATGGAGCCCGGCGTGCCGCTCATTCTCTTCGGCCACAGCATGGGGGGGTTGGTCACCGCGCTGCTGGTGGCCATGCAGCAGGAAGCGGTCGACGGACTCGTGCTGTCTTCGCCCGCACTCGACCCCGGCCTGAATTCGTTCCAGAAACTGCTGCTGGCCACGCTGCCTCGCGTGGCGCCGAACTTCACGGTGGGCAACGGCCTCGATCCCGACTTCATCTCGCACGACCCGGATGTCGTGGCCGCGTACCGCAGGGATCCCCGGGTGCACGACCGCATCTCGGGCCGGCTCGCGCGCTTCATCGCCGACGGCGGCCCGCGCGTGATCGAGCGTGCGCCGCAGTGGACGGTGCCGACCCTGCTGATGTATGCCGGCCAGGACAAGCTCGTCAATTCGGAAGGCAGCCGCGCCTTCGCGGCGGCCGCGCCGGACAGCGTGGTGCGGTCGCACTGCTTCACGGCGCTGTTCCACGAGATCTTTCACGAGCTCGACGCCGAGCCGGTCTACGAGATGCTCAAGCAGTGGCTGGACGAGCGGTTCTGA
- a CDS encoding M20 family metallopeptidase gives MNAPLHREMPAGTMDAAKALAHTTEQWDRDIVRQLTDYIAIPAKSPGFDPEWVQHGYIDTVMRNAAAWVESQKVAGLKLEVIRLPGRTPVLFFEVEATKPASTQTVLMYGHLDKQPEFTGWRGDLGPWTPKYEDGKLYGRGGADDGYAVYASIAAVQALKAQNVAHPRIVGLIETCEESGSFDLMPYVDALRGRLGDVSLVICLDSGAGNYDQLWLTTSLRGMASGTLKVEILTEGVHSGDASGLVPSSFRIMRQVLDRLEDSKTGRLLPADFHCEVPAERLAQARATAAILGDEVYKRFPWAHYDCGGSTAFALPTTTDPTQALINRTWTPTLSVTGAEGFPSLQDAGNVLRPYTAFKLSLRLPPLVDAAHAVSELKALLEDNAPYQAKVTFHPGSAATGWNAPSTAPWFEQALNQASQAHFGAPCGYIGQGGTIPLMNMLSEGFPKAQMMVCGVLGPKSNAHGPNEFLHVPYAKKLTAAVAEVIAQLP, from the coding sequence ATGAACGCACCCCTGCACCGAGAAATGCCTGCCGGCACCATGGACGCCGCCAAGGCGCTCGCGCACACCACCGAACAGTGGGACCGCGACATCGTTCGCCAGCTCACCGACTACATCGCCATTCCCGCCAAGTCGCCCGGCTTCGATCCCGAGTGGGTTCAGCACGGCTACATCGACACCGTGATGCGCAACGCCGCCGCATGGGTGGAGTCGCAGAAGGTTGCCGGGCTCAAGCTGGAAGTCATCCGGCTGCCGGGGCGCACGCCGGTGCTCTTCTTCGAAGTCGAGGCCACGAAGCCGGCGTCGACGCAGACCGTTCTCATGTACGGCCACCTGGACAAGCAGCCGGAGTTCACCGGCTGGCGCGGCGACCTCGGCCCCTGGACGCCGAAGTACGAGGACGGCAAGCTCTACGGACGCGGCGGCGCGGATGACGGCTACGCGGTGTACGCGAGCATCGCGGCGGTGCAGGCGCTCAAGGCGCAGAACGTCGCGCATCCGCGCATCGTCGGCCTCATCGAAACCTGCGAGGAGTCGGGCTCCTTCGACCTGATGCCTTACGTGGATGCGCTGCGCGGCCGCCTCGGCGATGTGTCCCTGGTGATCTGCCTCGATTCGGGCGCGGGCAACTACGACCAGCTCTGGTTGACCACCTCGCTGCGGGGCATGGCGAGCGGCACCCTGAAGGTGGAAATCCTCACCGAGGGCGTGCACTCGGGCGACGCGTCGGGTCTGGTGCCCTCGAGTTTCCGGATCATGCGGCAGGTGCTCGACCGGCTCGAAGACAGCAAGACCGGCCGCCTGCTGCCGGCGGACTTCCACTGCGAGGTGCCGGCGGAGCGCCTCGCGCAGGCCCGGGCGACCGCGGCCATCCTGGGTGACGAGGTCTACAAGCGCTTCCCGTGGGCGCACTACGATTGCGGCGGCTCCACGGCATTCGCGTTGCCGACCACCACCGACCCGACGCAGGCGCTGATCAACCGCACCTGGACGCCCACCCTGTCCGTCACCGGGGCCGAAGGCTTCCCCTCGCTGCAGGACGCCGGCAACGTGCTGCGGCCCTACACGGCATTCAAGCTCTCGCTGCGCCTGCCGCCGCTCGTCGATGCCGCCCACGCCGTGAGCGAGCTCAAGGCGCTGCTGGAAGACAACGCGCCCTACCAGGCGAAGGTGACCTTCCATCCGGGCAGCGCCGCGACCGGCTGGAATGCGCCGTCCACCGCGCCGTGGTTCGAACAGGCGCTCAACCAGGCCTCGCAGGCGCATTTCGGCGCGCCTTGCGGCTACATCGGCCAGGGCGGCACCATTCCGCTCATGAACATGCTCAGCGAGGGCTTTCCCAAGGCGCAGATGATGGTGTGCGGCGTGCTGGGCCCCAAGAGCAACGCGCACGGGCCCAACGAGTTCCTGCATGTCCCCTACGCCAAGAAGCTCACGGCCGCCGTGGCCGAGGTAATCGCGCAGTTGCCCTGA
- a CDS encoding DUF72 domain-containing protein: MDDNAATLRTSRIRVGVGGWTFEPWRDNFFPKGLAHSRELGYASRQLTAIEVNGTYYSTFKPPTFAKWRDETPEGFVFSLKANRFATNRKALATAGESIQRFLSSGLAELGDKLGPIVWQFMPTKQFDAPDFEAFLALLPASVDGLPLRHVLDVRHESFLSPEFLPLARRYGCTAVHTDSEKFPAIADDQSELAYIRLMRSEPQRPTGYPPETLAQWARGAQAWTSKSPAREVFIFLINGAKERAPAAALELIRRVGNG; the protein is encoded by the coding sequence ATGGACGACAACGCTGCAACCCTTCGAACCTCACGCATACGCGTCGGCGTGGGCGGCTGGACTTTCGAGCCCTGGCGCGACAACTTCTTTCCCAAGGGACTCGCGCACAGCCGCGAGCTCGGGTATGCGAGCCGGCAACTCACCGCCATCGAGGTCAACGGGACGTACTACAGCACCTTCAAGCCGCCGACCTTCGCCAAGTGGCGGGACGAAACCCCCGAGGGCTTCGTGTTCTCCCTCAAGGCCAACCGTTTCGCGACGAACCGCAAGGCGCTGGCCACCGCCGGTGAATCGATCCAGCGCTTCCTGTCGAGCGGACTCGCCGAGCTGGGCGACAAGCTCGGGCCCATCGTGTGGCAATTCATGCCGACCAAGCAGTTCGATGCGCCAGACTTCGAGGCCTTCCTCGCCCTGCTGCCCGCGAGCGTGGACGGCCTGCCGCTGCGCCATGTGCTGGACGTGCGGCACGAAAGCTTCCTCTCCCCCGAGTTCCTGCCGCTCGCGCGGCGCTACGGATGCACGGCAGTGCACACCGATTCCGAAAAGTTTCCGGCCATCGCCGACGACCAGAGCGAGCTCGCCTACATCCGCCTGATGCGAAGCGAGCCGCAACGCCCCACCGGCTACCCGCCCGAAACGCTCGCGCAATGGGCGCGGGGCGCGCAAGCCTGGACGTCGAAGTCGCCCGCGCGGGAGGTGTTCATCTTCCTGATCAACGGCGCGAAAGAGAGGGCCCCGGCCGCAGCCCTCGAGCTCATCCGCAGGGTAGGCAACGGATGA
- a CDS encoding DUF3606 domain-containing protein, producing MAYVFETLPADRSFIAIDDAREVQWWSKQFGCNEVQLREAVKRVGTTAANVEQLLDGKDIYIL from the coding sequence ATGGCTTACGTTTTTGAAACGCTGCCCGCCGACCGCAGCTTCATCGCGATCGACGATGCGCGGGAAGTGCAATGGTGGAGCAAGCAGTTCGGATGCAACGAGGTGCAGCTGCGCGAAGCCGTGAAGCGCGTGGGCACCACTGCGGCCAACGTCGAGCAGCTGCTCGACGGCAAGGACATCTACATCCTTTGA
- the otnI gene encoding 2-oxo-tetronate isomerase, translating to MPRFAANLSMLYPELAFPDRFQAAAADGFRAVEFLFPYEWDARELAARLKGNGLEQVLFNGPPGDWNGGERGMACLPGREAEFRAGIGKALAYAEVLGCSRLHVMAGLVPQAQERDALRPTYVSNLRWAAREAAKQGVNVLIEPINTRDIPRFFLNRQDHAHELVAEIGEANVQVQMDLYHCQIVEGDVASKIRQYLPTGRVGHFQVAGVPERHEPDVGELNYAYLFDVIDEVSKDCGWSGWVGCEYRPARGAQPRGTSEGLGWLRGRRA from the coding sequence ATGCCGCGCTTCGCCGCCAACCTGTCGATGCTCTATCCCGAGCTCGCGTTTCCCGACCGTTTCCAGGCGGCTGCCGCCGACGGATTCCGGGCCGTCGAGTTCCTTTTCCCCTACGAGTGGGACGCCCGCGAACTCGCCGCGCGGCTGAAGGGCAACGGACTGGAGCAGGTGCTCTTCAACGGCCCGCCCGGCGACTGGAACGGGGGCGAGCGGGGCATGGCGTGCCTGCCCGGCCGGGAGGCGGAGTTCCGCGCCGGCATCGGCAAGGCCCTGGCGTACGCCGAGGTACTCGGCTGTTCGCGCCTGCACGTGATGGCGGGCCTGGTTCCGCAGGCGCAGGAGCGCGACGCGCTGCGTCCGACCTACGTGTCCAACCTTCGCTGGGCGGCCCGGGAGGCCGCGAAGCAGGGCGTCAATGTGCTCATCGAGCCTATCAACACGCGCGACATTCCCCGCTTTTTCCTCAACCGGCAGGACCACGCGCACGAACTCGTCGCCGAGATCGGCGAGGCCAACGTCCAGGTGCAGATGGACCTCTACCACTGCCAGATCGTCGAGGGCGACGTGGCGAGCAAGATCCGCCAGTACCTGCCGACAGGTCGCGTCGGCCACTTCCAGGTCGCGGGGGTGCCCGAGCGCCATGAGCCCGATGTCGGAGAGCTGAACTACGCCTACCTCTTCGACGTCATCGATGAGGTGTCGAAGGATTGCGGCTGGTCGGGGTGGGTGGGTTGCGAGTACCGGCCTGCGCGCGGCGCGCAGCCGCGGGGCACGAGCGAGGGCCTGGGCTGGCTGCGGGGCCGGCGCGCCTGA
- the denD gene encoding D-erythronate dehydrogenase, translating into MNILITGGSGFLGARLARTLLSQGSLSLAGETQRRIESIVIADRAPPPDDLKSDARVHFAGGDLNEQIASGVIPAKGTDVVFHLAAAVSGECEADFDLGMRSNFEATHALLQACRKLGTRPTFVFASSLAVFGKLPNEPMPEIIEDRTLPTPQSSYGIQKYIGEQMVADFTRKGFVRGRSVRLMTVSVRPGRPNGAASGFLSGMIREPLAGIKAAAPVPPETLVALSSPARTVEGIIRAAQVTDEQWGPLLGLNLPSFRITVGEMAKSLERVAGKAATDLLDWTPDEAILKLVRTWPGNVAYARAKALGLEPDASFDDVVRDYIRENPQAVKLPVKA; encoded by the coding sequence ATGAACATCCTCATCACCGGCGGTAGTGGTTTTCTGGGTGCGCGGCTGGCCCGCACGTTGCTGTCCCAGGGCAGCCTGTCCCTTGCGGGCGAGACGCAGCGCAGGATCGAATCCATCGTCATCGCGGACAGGGCGCCGCCGCCGGACGACCTGAAGTCGGATGCTCGGGTGCACTTCGCGGGCGGTGACCTGAACGAACAAATCGCGAGCGGCGTCATCCCGGCAAAGGGCACCGACGTCGTGTTCCACCTCGCGGCCGCCGTCAGCGGCGAGTGCGAAGCGGACTTCGACCTCGGCATGCGCAGCAACTTCGAGGCGACGCACGCCTTGCTGCAGGCCTGCCGCAAGCTCGGCACCCGGCCCACCTTCGTGTTCGCGAGTTCGCTCGCCGTCTTCGGAAAGCTGCCCAACGAGCCGATGCCGGAGATCATCGAAGACCGCACGCTGCCCACGCCGCAATCGAGCTACGGCATCCAGAAATACATCGGCGAGCAGATGGTCGCCGACTTCACCCGCAAGGGCTTCGTACGCGGCCGAAGCGTCCGGCTCATGACGGTGAGCGTCCGGCCGGGCCGGCCCAATGGCGCGGCATCCGGCTTTCTGTCCGGGATGATCCGCGAGCCGCTGGCAGGGATCAAGGCCGCAGCCCCGGTGCCCCCGGAAACGCTGGTCGCGCTCTCGTCGCCGGCGCGAACGGTCGAAGGCATCATCCGCGCCGCGCAGGTCACGGATGAGCAATGGGGTCCGCTCCTCGGCTTGAACCTCCCGTCGTTCCGCATCACCGTCGGGGAGATGGCGAAGTCGCTCGAGCGCGTCGCGGGCAAGGCGGCGACCGACCTGCTCGACTGGACACCGGACGAAGCGATCCTGAAACTCGTGCGCACCTGGCCGGGCAACGTCGCGTACGCGCGTGCCAAGGCGCTGGGCCTGGAGCCCGATGCCAGTTTCGACGACGTGGTGCGCGACTACATCCGCGAGAACCCGCAGGCGGTGAAATTGCCGGTGAAGGCCTGA